A single window of Nocardia sp. NBC_01327 DNA harbors:
- a CDS encoding tyrosine-protein phosphatase, translating into MPTDPAVSPSRSTALAAQRWIDFAEIDNVRDLGGLPVTGGGTTRFGMVFRSSTLQQATCEDLTQLLEPLGLRTVIDLRLPDEVEREGYGLFADAAVHIANLPIRKSAQSSLAARDLVPDKTRVDLTDLYGQLLAGSGEHIVEAVRLIIDPARRSVLFHCAAGKDRTGVLAAILLDAVGVTAEAIADDYEITNQRMQRVRDRLDALPSYAGLPQANTGILAISADVMLRFLENLHAEHGGAGTWLLAQGLSEAELSRLRDVLVEQPAR; encoded by the coding sequence GTGCCCACTGATCCGGCGGTGTCTCCCAGTCGTTCAACAGCCCTCGCCGCGCAGCGCTGGATCGATTTCGCCGAGATCGACAATGTTCGTGATCTCGGCGGCCTGCCCGTCACCGGCGGCGGCACAACGCGTTTCGGCATGGTGTTCCGCTCCAGCACACTGCAGCAGGCCACCTGCGAGGATCTGACGCAGCTGCTGGAACCGCTCGGCCTGCGCACGGTCATCGACCTGCGCCTGCCGGACGAGGTGGAACGCGAGGGCTACGGGCTGTTCGCCGATGCGGCCGTCCACATCGCCAACCTGCCGATCCGTAAGTCGGCGCAGTCGTCGCTGGCCGCAAGGGATCTGGTGCCCGATAAGACCCGGGTGGATCTGACCGACCTCTACGGCCAGCTGCTGGCGGGCAGCGGTGAGCACATTGTGGAGGCGGTCCGGCTGATCATCGATCCGGCACGCCGTTCGGTCCTGTTCCACTGTGCCGCAGGCAAAGACCGCACCGGCGTGCTCGCCGCGATCCTGCTGGACGCGGTCGGAGTCACGGCCGAGGCCATTGCCGACGACTACGAGATCACCAACCAGCGTATGCAGCGAGTCCGCGACCGCCTGGACGCACTGCCCTCGTATGCCGGTCTGCCGCAGGCGAATACCGGCATTCTCGCCATCAGTGCCGACGTCATGCTCCGCTTCCTGGAGAACCTGCACGCCGAACATGGCGGCGCGGGCACGTGGCTGCTCGCCCAGGGCCTTTCCGAAGCGGAACTGAGCCGGTTGCGCGACGTGCTGGTCGAACAACCTGCCCGGTAG
- a CDS encoding glucose 1-dehydrogenase: MGRVETKNVIVTGGARGMGAAFARKLVAEGATVVITDVLTAEGAALAAELGDAALFLPLDVTDETAWNDVVAQAEVTFGPVSGLVNNAGIVHVDPIEKLSEADYRKVIDVNQVGVFLGMKAVIGSMRKAGVGSIVNISSTGGLIGYSNILGYVASKWAVRGMSKTAAQEFAADNVRVNSVHPGIIATEMVATSARSQSIAANQPIARPGTPEELANLVLFLLSDESSYSTGSEFIADGGFTTQ, encoded by the coding sequence ATGGGACGCGTAGAGACCAAGAACGTCATCGTCACCGGTGGCGCCCGGGGTATGGGCGCGGCCTTCGCGCGCAAGCTCGTGGCCGAGGGCGCGACGGTGGTCATCACCGATGTGCTCACCGCCGAGGGCGCCGCGCTTGCGGCCGAACTCGGTGACGCCGCCCTCTTCCTGCCGCTCGACGTCACCGATGAGACGGCCTGGAATGACGTCGTCGCACAGGCCGAAGTGACATTCGGGCCGGTTTCCGGTCTGGTCAACAACGCCGGCATCGTGCACGTGGATCCGATCGAGAAGCTCTCGGAGGCGGACTACCGCAAGGTGATCGACGTCAATCAGGTCGGCGTCTTCCTGGGCATGAAGGCTGTCATCGGCTCCATGCGCAAGGCCGGTGTCGGGTCGATCGTGAATATCTCCTCGACCGGCGGGCTGATCGGCTACTCGAACATTCTCGGGTATGTGGCGTCCAAGTGGGCGGTGCGCGGTATGAGCAAGACCGCCGCTCAGGAGTTCGCCGCCGACAATGTGCGCGTCAACTCCGTGCACCCGGGCATCATCGCCACCGAGATGGTAGCGACTTCCGCACGCTCCCAGTCGATTGCGGCCAATCAGCCCATTGCCCGGCCGGGCACTCCCGAGGAGCTGGCCAACCTGGTGCTGTTCCTCCTCTCGGACGAATCCTCCTACAGCACCGGCTCGGAATTCATTGCCGACGGTGGCTTCACCACCCAATAG
- a CDS encoding FadD3 family acyl-CoA ligase produces the protein MDRRYAASIGGGAASVPVSTIPALVAERARRYPDAVAIAGPAGRVTFAELAEQVGAVTRAAIASGIEVGDRVGMWAPNSDRWIVTALGMLGAGATLVPIGTRLRGPETAEILRRSRAKAVCTVQEFLGHDYPAMLAESGLPLPTLEHLILLDDSRGEAAPTWDISSWAGFLAPGTVVPPATAREVAASVDPESLSDILFTSGTTGEPKGVLATHRQTLEVFGRWADAVTLRPRDRYLLVNPFSHTFGYKAGIIACLLRTATMIPVERFEAEQALRLIESERVTVLAGPPTLFTDLLAADHRDHILGSLRLAGTGGAVIPAELVERIRSDLGVPYVFTAYGLTESVGVVTVCPPDAPAALLAETVGKPLPGTEIRIVDRDRTDVVSGEPGEIIVRGPNVMRGYLDDPEATAAVIDTDGYLHTGDIGTLGEDGYLRITDRLKDMFIVGGFNAYPAEIERVLLQHPDIREVAVVGIPDPRLGEVGRAVVVTSDHTLDPAAVIEWSRTRLAGYKVPREVVLTDHLPRNAGGKVIKGQLRNPA, from the coding sequence ATGGATCGGCGGTATGCGGCATCCATCGGCGGCGGTGCTGCGTCCGTCCCGGTTTCGACCATTCCGGCCCTGGTGGCGGAGCGAGCGCGGCGTTATCCCGATGCGGTGGCGATCGCCGGTCCGGCCGGGCGCGTGACCTTCGCCGAGCTGGCGGAGCAGGTCGGGGCGGTGACGCGTGCCGCCATTGCCTCGGGCATCGAGGTCGGCGACCGGGTCGGCATGTGGGCGCCCAATAGCGATCGCTGGATCGTGACCGCGCTGGGCATGCTCGGCGCGGGGGCCACGCTGGTGCCGATCGGCACTCGGCTGCGCGGTCCGGAGACGGCCGAGATTCTGCGGCGCAGCCGGGCCAAGGCGGTCTGCACGGTGCAGGAGTTCCTCGGTCACGACTATCCGGCGATGCTGGCCGAGTCCGGTCTGCCGCTCCCGACTCTGGAACACCTGATCCTGCTTGATGATTCGCGCGGCGAGGCCGCGCCCACCTGGGATATCAGTTCCTGGGCAGGGTTTCTCGCGCCGGGCACGGTGGTGCCGCCCGCGACCGCGCGGGAGGTTGCGGCGAGCGTCGATCCGGAATCGTTGTCCGACATCCTCTTCACCTCCGGCACGACCGGCGAGCCGAAGGGTGTGCTCGCCACGCACCGGCAGACCCTGGAGGTGTTCGGCCGCTGGGCGGATGCGGTGACCCTGCGGCCGCGCGACCGATATCTGCTGGTGAATCCGTTCTCGCACACCTTCGGCTACAAGGCGGGCATCATCGCCTGCCTGCTGCGCACGGCCACCATGATTCCGGTCGAACGCTTCGAGGCCGAACAGGCGCTGCGCCTGATCGAGAGTGAACGCGTCACCGTATTGGCCGGTCCGCCCACACTGTTCACGGATCTGCTGGCCGCCGACCACCGCGACCATATTCTCGGTTCGCTCCGTCTGGCAGGCACCGGCGGTGCGGTCATTCCCGCCGAACTGGTGGAGCGCATTCGCTCCGACCTCGGCGTGCCCTACGTCTTCACGGCCTACGGCCTCACCGAATCGGTGGGCGTGGTCACGGTGTGCCCACCCGACGCCCCCGCCGCACTGCTGGCGGAGACGGTCGGAAAGCCGCTGCCCGGCACCGAGATTCGCATTGTCGATCGGGACCGCACCGATGTGGTGTCCGGTGAGCCGGGCGAAATCATCGTCCGCGGCCCGAATGTCATGCGCGGCTACCTCGATGATCCGGAAGCCACCGCCGCCGTCATCGACACCGACGGCTACCTGCACACCGGCGATATCGGAACCCTCGGCGAAGACGGCTACCTCCGCATCACCGACCGCCTGAAGGATATGTTCATCGTCGGCGGCTTCAACGCCTATCCCGCCGAGATCGAACGAGTCCTCCTGCAGCACCCGGACATTCGCGAGGTAGCGGTGGTCGGCATCCCCGACCCACGCCTGGGCGAAGTAGGGCGGGCCGTAGTCGTCACCTCCGACCACACCCTCGACCCGGCAGCCGTCATCGAATGGTCCCGCACCCGCCTCGCCGGCTACAAGGTCCCCCGCGAGGTGGTCCTCACCGATCACCTCCCCCGCAATGCCGGCGGCAAGGTGATCAAGGGCCAACTCCGCAACCCGGCCTGA
- the kstD gene encoding 3-oxosteroid 1-dehydrogenase, with translation MEFEFDVVVVGSGAAGMTAALTAAYRGLSVTLIEKSRLFGGSTARSGGGVWVPNNPVLQAAGVPDSPTMARTYLKAVVGDRVPEAKQNAFLDNGPEMFSYIGARSKYWEFVYDRGYSDYHPEFPGGLAQGRSIEPAVIDGRLLGGDLHKINQPTMSAPKGIAITVSDFHDLNMIARTWNGKKTAMKVGARTALALAKGALPLSLGKALAARLWLSLRDAGVPVWLNTPLTELITENGVVVGVRAEHEGRPVVIKAKRGVVLAAGGFEHNLEMRKKYIAGPQSTEWTVGAIENVGEGIVAGQNIGAAVDLMDDAWWGPSVRSPEGRPPFFCLAERSQPGAIMVNNNGERFVNESAPYVNVVHKMYEDEAAGTGSIPAHFIFDQNFRDRYLFLGNFPKRPLPQAYFDKGIIKQADTLEELAAKLGVPADKLTATVQRFNGFAANGRDEDYLRGDSAYDRYYGDPTVKPNPTLAPLERGPFYGVEMVPGDLGTKGGLVTDEHSRVLDESGTVIAGLYAAGNNSAAVMGNDYAGAGATIGPAMVFGYIAANHLADQEAVEPAPVAEAAPAKRTARRAPAQSATAQN, from the coding sequence ATGGAATTCGAATTCGACGTTGTTGTCGTGGGTTCCGGCGCCGCCGGTATGACCGCCGCGCTGACCGCTGCCTACCGGGGCCTGTCGGTGACCCTGATCGAGAAGAGCCGGCTCTTCGGCGGCTCCACCGCGCGCTCCGGCGGCGGCGTGTGGGTGCCCAATAATCCGGTGCTGCAGGCGGCGGGCGTGCCCGACAGCCCCACCATGGCCCGCACCTACCTGAAAGCCGTTGTCGGCGATCGGGTTCCGGAGGCCAAGCAGAACGCCTTCCTGGACAACGGCCCGGAGATGTTCTCCTACATCGGCGCTCGCTCCAAGTACTGGGAGTTCGTCTACGACCGCGGCTATTCCGACTACCACCCGGAGTTCCCCGGCGGTCTGGCGCAGGGCCGCAGCATCGAGCCCGCGGTCATCGACGGACGGCTGCTCGGCGGCGATCTGCACAAGATCAACCAGCCGACCATGTCCGCGCCCAAGGGAATCGCGATCACGGTCAGCGATTTCCACGACCTGAATATGATCGCCCGCACCTGGAACGGCAAGAAGACCGCCATGAAGGTCGGTGCCCGCACCGCGCTGGCCCTGGCCAAGGGCGCGCTGCCGCTGAGCCTCGGCAAAGCCCTCGCGGCCCGGCTGTGGCTGTCCCTGCGTGATGCGGGTGTGCCGGTATGGCTGAATACGCCGCTGACCGAACTGATTACGGAGAACGGCGTCGTGGTCGGCGTGCGCGCCGAGCACGAGGGCCGCCCGGTGGTCATCAAGGCCAAGCGCGGCGTGGTGCTGGCCGCGGGCGGGTTCGAGCACAACCTGGAAATGCGCAAGAAGTACATTGCCGGCCCGCAGTCCACCGAATGGACCGTCGGCGCCATCGAGAATGTCGGCGAAGGCATTGTGGCGGGCCAGAACATCGGCGCGGCAGTCGATCTCATGGATGACGCCTGGTGGGGTCCGTCGGTGCGCAGCCCCGAGGGCCGTCCGCCGTTCTTCTGCCTGGCCGAGCGTTCGCAGCCCGGCGCGATCATGGTGAACAACAATGGTGAGCGCTTCGTCAACGAGTCCGCGCCGTATGTGAACGTCGTGCACAAGATGTACGAGGACGAGGCGGCGGGCACCGGCAGCATTCCGGCGCATTTCATCTTCGATCAGAACTTCCGCGACCGGTACCTGTTCCTGGGCAACTTCCCCAAACGCCCACTGCCGCAGGCATATTTCGACAAGGGCATTATCAAGCAGGCCGACACGCTCGAAGAGCTGGCCGCCAAGCTCGGCGTTCCGGCCGACAAGCTGACCGCGACTGTGCAGCGCTTCAACGGTTTTGCGGCGAACGGCCGCGATGAGGACTATCTGCGCGGCGACTCAGCCTACGACCGCTACTACGGCGATCCGACGGTGAAGCCGAATCCGACCCTGGCTCCGCTGGAGCGCGGGCCGTTCTACGGCGTCGAGATGGTCCCCGGCGATCTCGGCACCAAGGGCGGCCTGGTCACCGACGAGCACTCACGCGTGCTCGACGAGAGCGGCACGGTCATCGCGGGTCTGTACGCGGCGGGCAATAATTCGGCCGCCGTCATGGGCAACGACTACGCCGGTGCCGGCGCGACCATCGGTCCCGCCATGGTGTTCGGCTATATCGCCGCCAACCATCTGGCCGACCAGGAGGCCGTCGAGCCGGCTCCGGTCGCCGAGGCAGCCCCGGCCAAGCGCACTGCCCGGCGTGCTCCGGCACAGAGCGCCACCGCGCAGAACTAG
- a CDS encoding pyruvate, phosphate dikinase, with translation MTAGAELAQRPDVAADAVTVVELDGACGLSRQQIGGKAWSIDHMRALGLPVPPAFVITTEGWADYTRRGAIAPEIWEQVRAGIATIERGTGREFGSPERPLLVSVRSGAAISMPGMMDTVLNLGMTDAVQQALADQTQNPGYANDTRQRFVHQYRETVLGDANGAVPLDPWDQLRGAIEAVFRSWDSARAKTYRRNRGVPDTLGTAVTVQAMVFGNLDEHSGTGVLFSRNPNTGDGPVYGEWLVGGQGEDVVSGRLTPRPLDELATTQPQVHARLIAATELLERDGRDLQDIEFTVESGTLWMLQSRSAKRSARAAVRTAVAMVAEGLISADEALDRITPDQVREVLRPASGVTTGQEPLARGESACPGLASGVVVTDPDEAEARAEAGEDVILVRPTTSPDDLHGMIAARAIVTELGGTTSHAALVSRELGRPCVVGCGPGVVAALVGRTVTVDGGAGLVLAGEIVAKPVEQIILDDVAQLAQWAGAEPSQLVERLEERTAAPESTEQEEVSVDSPLTELALLRLVGIKGRVNADNLALSLGADAGEIATHCEGLVTAGVCATTPAGFRLTPEGRARLEQLLTEERATVDAAALTAAYDEFCVYNADLKVIITDWQMKDPATVNDHADADYDGAVLGRLTDTHQRLRPLVQRLGALAPRLVRYTDRLDRAVERIAEGDHTYVARPIMDSYHTVWFELHEDLIGLCGLTRAEEAAAGRAH, from the coding sequence ATGACCGCCGGAGCGGAGCTTGCGCAGCGACCCGATGTGGCGGCCGACGCCGTGACCGTCGTCGAACTCGACGGCGCTTGCGGGCTGTCGCGGCAGCAGATCGGCGGCAAGGCGTGGAGTATCGATCACATGCGGGCCCTCGGGCTGCCGGTGCCGCCCGCGTTCGTCATCACCACCGAAGGCTGGGCCGATTACACCCGGCGCGGTGCGATCGCCCCGGAGATCTGGGAGCAGGTGCGCGCCGGGATCGCCACCATCGAGCGCGGCACCGGGCGTGAGTTCGGATCGCCGGAGCGGCCGCTGCTGGTCTCGGTGCGCTCGGGTGCGGCCATCTCCATGCCCGGCATGATGGATACCGTCCTGAACCTCGGCATGACCGATGCGGTGCAGCAGGCGCTGGCCGATCAGACGCAGAATCCCGGCTACGCCAACGACACTCGGCAGCGTTTCGTGCACCAGTACCGCGAGACCGTGCTCGGTGACGCGAACGGCGCGGTGCCGCTGGACCCGTGGGATCAGCTGCGCGGCGCCATCGAAGCGGTGTTCCGTTCGTGGGATTCCGCCCGCGCCAAGACCTATCGCCGCAATCGCGGTGTGCCGGACACGCTCGGCACCGCGGTCACCGTGCAGGCCATGGTGTTCGGCAATCTCGACGAGCACTCCGGCACCGGCGTGCTGTTCAGCCGCAACCCCAATACCGGCGACGGTCCCGTATACGGCGAATGGCTGGTCGGCGGGCAGGGCGAGGATGTGGTCTCCGGCCGCCTCACCCCGCGGCCGCTCGACGAGCTGGCGACGACCCAGCCGCAGGTGCACGCCCGGCTGATCGCCGCCACCGAACTGCTCGAACGCGACGGCCGCGATCTGCAGGACATCGAGTTCACCGTCGAATCCGGCACGCTGTGGATGCTGCAGTCGCGCTCGGCCAAACGATCCGCGCGGGCCGCGGTGCGCACCGCTGTCGCCATGGTGGCGGAGGGTTTGATCAGCGCCGACGAGGCCCTCGATCGCATCACGCCCGATCAGGTGCGCGAGGTGCTGCGCCCGGCGTCCGGCGTGACCACCGGGCAGGAACCGCTCGCCCGTGGCGAATCGGCCTGTCCCGGACTGGCTTCCGGTGTGGTCGTCACCGATCCGGATGAGGCCGAAGCGCGTGCGGAGGCCGGTGAGGACGTCATTCTGGTGCGCCCCACCACCAGCCCCGACGATCTGCACGGCATGATCGCCGCCCGCGCCATTGTCACCGAATTGGGCGGCACCACCTCGCATGCCGCACTCGTGAGCCGCGAACTCGGCCGCCCCTGCGTGGTCGGCTGCGGCCCCGGCGTGGTCGCGGCCCTGGTCGGCCGGACCGTCACCGTCGACGGCGGCGCCGGACTGGTGCTGGCGGGCGAGATCGTCGCCAAACCGGTCGAGCAGATCATTCTCGACGATGTCGCGCAGCTGGCCCAGTGGGCGGGTGCGGAGCCCTCGCAGCTGGTGGAACGGCTGGAAGAACGCACCGCTGCTCCGGAAAGCACTGAGCAGGAAGAGGTTTCAGTGGACAGTCCTCTCACCGAACTGGCACTGCTGCGGCTGGTCGGCATCAAGGGCCGGGTGAACGCCGACAATCTGGCGCTCAGTCTCGGCGCGGATGCGGGCGAAATCGCCACGCACTGTGAGGGTCTGGTGACCGCAGGGGTCTGCGCCACCACCCCCGCCGGTTTCCGGCTCACCCCCGAGGGCCGTGCCCGGCTGGAGCAGCTGCTCACCGAGGAGCGCGCCACCGTGGACGCCGCCGCGCTCACGGCCGCGTACGACGAGTTCTGCGTCTACAACGCCGATCTCAAGGTCATCATCACCGACTGGCAGATGAAGGATCCGGCCACCGTCAACGACCATGCCGACGCCGACTACGACGGTGCGGTCCTGGGTCGTCTCACCGACACGCACCAGCGCCTGCGCCCCCTGGTGCAGCGCCTGGGCGCCCTGGCTCCCCGCCTGGTCCGCTACACCGACCGCCTCGACCGTGCCGTCGAGCGCATTGCCGAGGGCGACCACACCTACGTGGCCCGCCCCATCATGGACAGCTACCACACCGTCTGGTTCGAACTCCACGAGGATTTGATCGGACTGTGCGGCCTCACCCGCGCCGAAGAGGCAGCAGCCGGCCGTGCCCACTGA
- a CDS encoding SDR family NAD(P)-dependent oxidoreductase, with protein sequence MKDFHGKVAVITGAGAGIGRALALELARGGAQLALSGRNLESVAETAALCEKHGAKARAYKLDVTDRAAVYAHADEVVADFGKVNIVVNNAGVSLTANIEDVSWEDFEWIFNINFWGTANGTKAFLPHVIASGDGHIANVSSMFGLVACPSQSGYSSSKYAMHAFTDALRQEMIIAGHHVGVSSVHPGMIKTEIAWKARASANRDRDALAANFDGLAKTSPEQCAQIIANGMKKNKPLILIGTDAKAMNWMRRLLGSAYMKPLTAQMRKEI encoded by the coding sequence ATGAAGGACTTCCACGGCAAAGTCGCCGTCATTACCGGCGCCGGTGCCGGCATCGGCCGGGCGCTCGCCCTCGAACTCGCCCGCGGTGGTGCGCAGCTGGCGCTGTCGGGCCGCAATCTCGAGAGTGTGGCCGAGACCGCGGCGCTGTGCGAGAAGCACGGCGCGAAGGCCCGCGCCTACAAGCTGGACGTCACCGACCGGGCCGCGGTCTACGCGCACGCCGATGAGGTTGTCGCCGACTTCGGCAAGGTCAATATCGTGGTCAACAATGCCGGAGTCTCGTTGACCGCCAATATCGAAGACGTCTCGTGGGAAGACTTCGAGTGGATTTTCAATATCAACTTCTGGGGCACCGCCAATGGCACCAAGGCGTTCCTGCCGCATGTCATCGCCTCCGGTGACGGGCATATCGCCAATGTCTCCAGCATGTTCGGCCTGGTGGCCTGCCCGAGCCAGAGTGGTTACAGCTCGTCGAAGTACGCCATGCACGCCTTCACCGACGCGCTGCGCCAGGAAATGATCATCGCCGGCCACCACGTCGGCGTCTCCAGTGTGCATCCGGGCATGATCAAGACCGAGATCGCCTGGAAGGCACGGGCTTCCGCCAACCGCGACCGCGACGCCCTGGCCGCCAACTTCGACGGCCTGGCCAAGACCTCGCCCGAACAGTGCGCCCAGATCATCGCCAACGGCATGAAGAAGAACAAGCCCCTCATCCTGATCGGCACCGACGCCAAGGCCATGAACTGGATGCGCCGCCTCCTCGGTTCCGCCTACATGAAGCCCCTCACCGCGCAGATGCGCAAGGAGATCTAG
- a CDS encoding glucose 1-dehydrogenase, which translates to MGQLDGKVALITGGARGMGAEHVRRFVAEGARVVFGDVLDDEGKALAAELGAAVHYVHHDVTSESDWQAAVSAAVAQFGRLDVLVNNAGILRFKKLLEMSLDEWNLMQNINVTGAFLGIKTAAPAMIDSGGGAIVNVSSVEGFVGAAGLSAYSASKFALRGLTKSAARELGHSGIRVNSIHPGGIATPMTASVAGATGLDGNSFFSDLPIPRWGQPVEVSEVALFLASDASSYCTGGEFVVDGGMLTSCGY; encoded by the coding sequence GTGGGACAGCTGGACGGGAAGGTCGCCCTGATCACGGGTGGTGCGCGGGGTATGGGCGCGGAGCATGTGCGCCGGTTCGTCGCCGAGGGCGCCCGCGTGGTGTTCGGCGATGTGCTCGATGACGAGGGCAAGGCGCTGGCGGCCGAGCTCGGCGCCGCCGTCCACTATGTGCACCACGATGTCACCAGTGAAAGCGACTGGCAGGCAGCGGTTTCCGCGGCCGTGGCCCAGTTCGGACGACTGGACGTGCTGGTCAACAATGCGGGCATCCTGCGGTTCAAGAAGCTGCTGGAGATGAGCCTGGATGAGTGGAACCTCATGCAGAACATCAATGTGACCGGCGCGTTCCTCGGTATCAAGACCGCCGCGCCCGCCATGATCGACTCCGGTGGCGGCGCCATCGTCAACGTCTCCTCGGTCGAGGGTTTTGTCGGCGCGGCCGGGCTCTCCGCCTACAGCGCGAGCAAATTCGCACTGCGCGGGCTCACCAAATCCGCCGCCCGGGAGCTGGGGCACTCGGGAATCCGGGTCAACTCCATTCACCCCGGCGGTATTGCCACACCCATGACCGCGTCCGTCGCCGGTGCGACCGGGCTGGACGGCAATAGTTTCTTCTCCGATCTGCCCATTCCGCGCTGGGGACAGCCCGTGGAGGTGTCCGAAGTGGCGCTCTTCCTGGCTTCCGATGCCTCGAGCTACTGCACCGGCGGCGAATTCGTCGTCGACGGCGGCATGCTCACCAGCTGCGGCTACTAA
- the trpS gene encoding tryptophan--tRNA ligase: MDSFSATRERSDRLGADIAENPGRYRVLTGERPTGQLHLGHYFGTISERVRLHDLGVETFVILADYQVITDRDGLGPVRDNVFHAVLDYVAAGIDPSRATIFTHSAVPALNQLMLPFLSLVTEAELHRNPTVKAEHAAAGRALSGLLLTYPVHQAADILFCKGNLVPVGKDNLPHVELTRVIARRFNERYGQVFPEPEALLTPAPEVPGLDGRKMSKSYGNAITLAMTADETAALIRRAPTDSERRISFDPELRPGVSALLTTAALCTGVDEKVLADRIGDSGAGALKKLTADAVNDRFAGHRRRRAALARDPDFAHTVLREGNRRANEIADRTLDEVRSAMGTVY, encoded by the coding sequence ATGGATTCTTTTTCGGCTACACGGGAGCGCAGTGATCGGCTCGGCGCCGATATCGCGGAAAATCCTGGGCGGTACCGGGTGCTCACCGGGGAGCGGCCTACGGGGCAGCTCCATTTGGGGCATTACTTCGGCACGATTTCCGAGCGGGTGCGACTGCACGATCTCGGGGTGGAGACCTTTGTCATTCTCGCCGATTATCAGGTGATCACCGATCGGGACGGCCTGGGTCCGGTGCGGGACAACGTTTTTCACGCGGTGCTGGACTATGTGGCCGCGGGCATCGACCCGAGCCGGGCGACGATCTTCACGCATTCGGCGGTACCGGCGCTCAATCAGCTCATGCTGCCGTTCCTCAGCCTGGTGACCGAGGCCGAGCTGCATCGCAATCCGACGGTGAAGGCCGAACATGCCGCTGCCGGTAGGGCTTTGAGCGGGCTGCTGCTGACCTATCCGGTGCATCAGGCCGCCGACATTCTGTTCTGCAAGGGCAATCTGGTGCCGGTGGGCAAGGACAATCTGCCCCATGTCGAACTGACCAGAGTGATCGCGCGGCGGTTCAATGAGCGCTACGGGCAGGTCTTTCCGGAACCGGAGGCCCTGCTGACCCCGGCTCCGGAGGTGCCGGGGCTGGACGGGCGGAAGATGTCCAAGAGCTACGGGAATGCGATCACGCTGGCCATGACCGCGGATGAGACGGCGGCGCTCATCCGGCGCGCGCCCACGGATTCGGAGCGGCGGATCAGCTTCGATCCGGAGCTGCGGCCGGGCGTCTCCGCCCTGCTGACCACCGCCGCCCTGTGCACCGGCGTCGATGAGAAGGTGCTGGCGGATCGAATCGGCGACAGCGGCGCGGGGGCGCTCAAAAAGCTCACCGCCGATGCGGTGAACGACCGTTTCGCCGGCCATCGCCGCCGCCGTGCCGCACTGGCGCGGGATCCGGATTTCGCGCATACGGTGCTGCGCGAGGGAAATCGGCGTGCGAACGAGATCGCGGACCGCACCCTCGACGAGGTGCGGTCCGCGATGGGGACCGTGTATTGA